The Pasteuria penetrans genome segment TAGTGTTCCATGGATGTTGAGGGGAGAAACTACACCCAAACCAATGTACAAAGAACGCCAAAATACCAAAAATGCCAACAAAAAAAATCATCCCGACTTCCCATTTCTCCATCATCGTGTAGTAATAAAAAAGCGAAGTAGAAACAATATATAACATGATACATAACAAAAATATAATATTTCTTAAAATGTTATATTTTTTATTTAAATAAAAATATTTTTTCCACTCCCTATCCCAGTAGTTCAAACATAACATCAACCCCTCGCGTCCGTTCCACGATTCCCGTAACCATGGAATCCAGGGAAGGGAACAAAAAATGCAGAGGGAAATATATAAGACAATAAAAAATATAGTAAGCGGAAATGGGATAGATGTTAAATTATCTCTAAAAAATACCAACAGGAATGAAATTATCATAGTTACCAGGAATATAACAATCCGAAATCCACCAACATTGCCCTTGTTCTTCATTCCTTGCCCTTCTGCCCTTGTATTATGAGACATACAGTGTAGAAAGAATCTAGGATTTATAATGCAAAGAACTGGAAACAAAAAAATAAAGGAAAATGCACAGAAAGTGATAATAGATACACCATGGGAAAAGGCATACACTCCCATCCACGCTGCAATCGGGAATAATAATAACAATCTAGGCAATATTATGTAAAGTAAGAAGAGAGAGAAACCATGAATTTCCAACACCCCCATTACAATGGAACCAACATTTTGCCGATCCTCCCACAGCTCCACACGTACTACCCTCGCATTATGCAGCTCCTATTGTCCCATCAACATCGCCCCTTGACAATTATTCATAATTCTGATGTTATCCGGTACAACCCTACAATTCACTACGCCTCTTATGAACAAGAGGTTCATCACCACTATGAGTACAAACCCAACCTTGCGACTAAGCCCTCTAGAACCATACATAATAGTCTCACACATTACCATTGCCCGAGTCAATATTCCCCAGCGGATCCAGTGAACGATCGATCTTGGGGTGATAGACCTTACCTTCACCATAACGCCAGACTCTATCTGCTTTCAGATTGCATAATTCTGTACCCAGAATCTAATCATTCGAAATGATGCCCCTTCCCTCACACACAGCCCTGGCAGCATCCGAACGGGTGTATGCATTTTCTGGGGGGATTTTTAGTCCTACTTTTTTGCCTCTTTGGGTGCCCTTTTCCTGTATTTTTTAATAATAATTATTTTACTAATTTGTTATAGATAGAAAATTCGTTTCTGTCCTCTGGTCTCCTCTCGTCCATTTTTATTATGAATCCTATAGGGATTGGAAAAAGGGCGATTCTTACTTTACCAAATTTTCGATCTAAATCGCAGAAACACATGATTCCATACTATTTTCTGATTTTCTTCCCAATCCCTATGATTCATGCTGTCTTCTGGTCCGTTCTTTCTTGCCGTTTCTGGTGATAACGGAGACAGAAGAGGAGAGATCGTTCTCCATTTTTTTATCACAAATAGGAGCCAGTAAGGCGGTATGAGTATTGTGTTCCATCAATCTATAATCCTACCCGCTATTCCATAAAATTTTTAATTTTTATGGAGGGAGCACCCAAAATGGGGGGGAAATCCCCCCAAAAACCCTGTTCAGAAATTCACACCCCCAACGGGATGATGCCAAAAATTCCCATTAACCACAAATACCCGTTCTGGTACAGATCTGATACTGTGCTTCCCCACACCCAAGGAAGAACGCATAAGAACAAACACCGAGACAGCCAGTCCCTAGGATAGCCATTACCCAGGGTATACGCCCCCTTGCAGCAAATTTAATACACACCCCTGCACAACTACTTTCACCGGGAATAGCACAGGATGCACCCACAAGAGCATTACAATGGGAACAAACAGAAAATAATCTATCCCAGATACCCCGCCTCCCTCTAACTTGCCCAGTCAATTCTGAATCAACATAACTATCCGGGATCAACTCCCCTTTGTCATTCCATATGTCCCCATGACTATCAAGATGAAACACCTCCGTCCTGCCCTCGCGAAAGATATAAAAGGATTTCTTCCCCTCAGATGGGATCACAGCCACTACCGGTATGGCCCTATCATCCTTGATCCAAGGCCTTATCATATAACCCATACGTTCACCCGTATACTTATGTCGAAGCAAGTAAGAAGCGGAGAACACGGGAGAAAGGTCTAACTTTTCCTTGAGTTCCTTTGGAATACCCTCTTGATTTTTAAAAAAAGTTCTATAAAATTTTATA includes the following:
- a CDS encoding halocin C8-like domain-containing protein, with protein sequence MSMGFRRLFSSISVGVLISGLIIPHEQGSAMDSVDDFSSNIGRSSSEGQGSGNSSCKKVDWEGLFEEKEISPEQLPGYDENFHNIVLDRSLKAIRELGVYSYLNERNIEVSDKIEYQDIKFYRTFFKNQEGIPKELKEKLDLSPVFSASYLLRHKYTGERMGYMIRPWIKDDRAIPVVAVIPSEGKKSFYIFREGRTEVFHLDSHGDIWNDKGELIPDSYVDSELTGQVRGRRGIWDRLFSVCSHCNALVGASCAIPGESSCAGVCIKFAARGRIPWVMAILGTGCLGVCSYAFFLGCGEAQYQICTRTGICG